Proteins from one Crocosphaera sp. UHCC 0190 genomic window:
- a CDS encoding carotenoid oxygenase family protein — protein sequence MTTSIVNNTKNQPYNCEEWQQGYQSQPNEYNYWIDEIEGIIPDELQGTLFRNGPGLLEVQGTPLKHPFDGDGMICAISFLPGGKVHFRNRFVQTKGYVEEQAAGKMIYRGVFGTQKPGGWLNNFLDVKVKNIANTNVIYWGKKLLALWEAAEPHRLDPATLETFGLEYLEGTLNPGDSISAHPWIDPSCKLDNGQACLVNFSIKPGISSKITIYEFAPNGKLLRRHSHIIPGFSFIHDFAITPHYCLFLQNPVTFNPLPYFLGFKGAGECVNFHPNKSSSLIIIPRTPPYEDIKIMETQAGFVFHHANAFEEGNNIYLDSICYDSLPQIQPDRDYKQVDFSNLDPGQLWRFKIDLKDNTIQGKMIESRCCEFPSVNPEKVGRNYRYLFTGTAHNSQGNAPLQGILKLDLVTGEKQLHSFAPSGYVSEPIFVPKPQATREDEGWVLVMVYDGSKHRSNIVILDSENLEKSPIATLHLKHHIPYGLHGNWTDEVFI from the coding sequence ATGACTACTTCAATTGTCAATAATACGAAAAATCAGCCTTATAATTGTGAAGAATGGCAACAAGGTTATCAGTCTCAACCGAATGAATATAATTATTGGATTGATGAGATTGAGGGGATAATTCCTGATGAATTACAAGGTACTTTATTTCGGAATGGCCCTGGTTTATTGGAGGTTCAAGGAACGCCTTTAAAACATCCTTTTGATGGCGATGGGATGATTTGTGCAATTTCTTTTTTGCCTGGGGGAAAGGTTCATTTTCGTAACCGTTTTGTTCAGACTAAAGGGTATGTCGAAGAACAGGCAGCAGGTAAAATGATTTATCGGGGCGTATTTGGGACACAAAAACCTGGGGGATGGTTGAATAATTTTCTGGATGTTAAAGTTAAAAATATTGCTAATACAAATGTCATTTATTGGGGTAAAAAATTACTTGCCCTTTGGGAAGCAGCAGAACCCCATCGACTTGATCCAGCAACATTAGAAACCTTTGGGTTAGAGTATTTAGAAGGAACATTAAATCCTGGTGATTCTATTTCTGCCCATCCTTGGATTGATCCTTCTTGTAAGTTAGATAATGGGCAAGCTTGTTTAGTTAATTTTTCGATTAAACCAGGAATTTCTAGTAAAATAACTATCTATGAATTTGCACCCAACGGTAAGTTATTACGTCGTCATTCCCATATTATTCCTGGGTTTTCTTTTATTCATGATTTCGCTATTACCCCCCATTATTGCCTCTTTTTACAAAACCCTGTCACTTTTAATCCACTACCCTATTTTTTAGGGTTTAAAGGTGCTGGAGAATGCGTTAATTTTCATCCCAACAAGTCTAGTAGTCTCATCATTATTCCCCGAACTCCACCTTATGAAGACATCAAAATCATGGAAACTCAAGCAGGTTTTGTGTTTCATCATGCTAATGCGTTTGAGGAAGGAAACAACATTTATTTAGATTCAATTTGTTATGATTCTCTTCCCCAAATTCAACCAGATAGAGATTATAAACAAGTTGATTTTTCAAATTTAGATCCTGGACAATTATGGCGGTTTAAAATTGATTTAAAAGATAATACAATTCAGGGTAAAATGATAGAAAGTCGCTGTTGTGAATTTCCTTCTGTAAACCCTGAAAAGGTAGGCAGAAATTATCGTTATTTATTCACGGGAACTGCTCATAATTCTCAGGGAAATGCCCCCTTACAAGGCATTCTTAAACTAGATTTAGTGACAGGAGAAAAACAGTTACATTCTTTTGCTCCTAGTGGGTATGTCAGCGAACCTATTTTTGTACCGAAACCCCAAGCAACTCGTGAAGATGAAGGATGGGTTTTGGTGATGGTTTATGATGGTAGTAAACATCGTTCTAATATCGTGATTTTGGATAGCGAAAACTTAGAAAAAAGTCCCATTGCTACCTTACATCTTAAACATCATATTCCTTACGGTTTACATGGGAATTGGACAGATGAAGTGTTTATTTAG
- a CDS encoding LOG family protein, which translates to MTLSTNNNQSSLVSDLETLIKDLPNHQHGKLIERALGVLLRIADEEVERLDWKILTTTLEDLEKGFKVFHPYRHTRKVTIFGSARLSPQSSEYRLAVEFARYITQFGFMVLTGAGGGIMQAGNEGAGREHSFGLNIELPFEQGTNPFIAGDDKLIKFQYFFTRKLFFLKESDAVALFPGGFGTQDEAFETLTLCQTGKYGPSPLVLIDEPGGDYWKTWNEYNYSNLLARGLISKEDSSLYTITDSLATACNVIREFYCVYHSIRYVEDLLVMRLNSELTDEQVEQLNEEYSDILVKGKIEKSCALPAEIKDETSNLPRLILYFNRLNSGRLYKMINQINKFGTCLPIEPHPEWK; encoded by the coding sequence ATGACCTTATCAACCAATAATAACCAATCATCCTTAGTTTCAGACTTAGAAACCCTGATCAAAGATTTACCCAACCATCAACATGGTAAATTGATAGAGCGAGCATTAGGAGTCTTATTACGCATTGCGGATGAAGAAGTTGAGCGTTTAGACTGGAAAATCCTCACCACTACCCTAGAAGACTTAGAAAAGGGGTTTAAGGTATTTCATCCCTATCGTCACACTCGTAAAGTTACCATTTTTGGGTCAGCCCGTTTATCCCCCCAAAGTTCAGAATATCGTCTGGCGGTGGAATTTGCCCGTTATATAACCCAATTTGGCTTTATGGTACTGACAGGAGCAGGGGGTGGTATCATGCAAGCAGGGAATGAAGGAGCAGGGAGAGAGCATTCTTTTGGGTTAAATATTGAGTTACCTTTTGAACAAGGGACTAACCCTTTTATTGCGGGGGATGATAAATTAATTAAATTTCAATACTTTTTTACCCGTAAGCTTTTCTTCTTAAAAGAAAGTGATGCGGTGGCTTTATTTCCTGGGGGGTTTGGGACACAAGATGAAGCATTTGAGACATTAACCTTATGTCAAACAGGAAAATATGGGCCCTCTCCTTTAGTCTTAATAGATGAACCTGGGGGAGACTATTGGAAAACCTGGAACGAGTATAATTATAGCAATCTATTAGCCAGAGGTTTAATTAGTAAAGAAGATTCTAGTCTTTATACAATAACTGATAGTTTAGCCACTGCTTGTAATGTGATTCGTGAATTTTATTGTGTTTATCATTCGATTCGTTATGTAGAAGATTTATTAGTTATGCGTCTCAACTCAGAATTAACAGATGAACAAGTTGAACAACTTAATGAAGAATATTCTGATATTTTAGTCAAAGGAAAAATCGAAAAAAGTTGCGCTTTACCTGCTGAAATAAAAGACGAAACTTCTAATCTTCCCCGTCTAATTTTATACTTTAATCGACTGAATTCAGGAAGATTATATAAAATGATCAATCAAATTAATAAATTTGGAACTTGTTTACCCATTGAACCCCATCCTGAATGGAAATAA
- a CDS encoding site-2 protease family protein — MWLLLIILGAITYFLVQRSVAPITRTPVWIIWLVMMMPAFVWTIWYEFVGQDQPIPLLLVVAPLIICFTVYVWLIRLGQPTTSDKNIKENSAAVDSQDTEKSTEESQKLRPITVTEEKSLRDCFPWAVYYLQNLDYRPQAILCRGKLRTAPEEAYKSIKKNIEQVFGDRFLVLFQEGLSGSPFFALVPNPWAKSEKKDTEKPLTRPFFALGLLLVTLLTTTFVGAEMAGVSREMMEANSRVLLQGLPYSLGLIAILGLHELSHYFTAVRYKIATTLPYFIPIPFFLGTFGAFIQMKSPVPHRKALFDVAVAGPLGGFIITVPLLLWGLSLSEVVSLPMNEASTLLDFQALDPRFSFLFAVLAKLVLGSSFLAGKAVHLHPLAVAGYVGLIVTALNLMPVGQLDGGHIIHAMYGQRTAIIVGQLTRIFMLVLAMIRPEFLIWAILLFLMPVSDQPALNDVTELDNKRDLLGLFSLILLLSILLPLPGAIANWLSI, encoded by the coding sequence ATGTGGTTACTTTTAATTATTTTAGGCGCAATTACATACTTTCTCGTTCAGCGCAGTGTCGCTCCCATTACCCGTACCCCTGTCTGGATAATTTGGTTGGTGATGATGATGCCAGCTTTCGTTTGGACAATTTGGTATGAATTTGTGGGTCAAGACCAGCCGATACCCTTATTATTAGTGGTTGCGCCCCTAATTATCTGTTTTACAGTATATGTCTGGTTAATTCGACTCGGACAACCTACCACCTCAGACAAAAATATTAAGGAAAATTCAGCCGCAGTTGATTCCCAAGACACAGAGAAATCTACTGAAGAATCCCAAAAACTTCGCCCCATCACAGTCACTGAAGAAAAGTCCTTAAGAGATTGTTTTCCTTGGGCAGTCTATTACCTACAAAATTTAGATTATCGTCCCCAGGCCATTCTCTGTCGAGGCAAGTTACGGACGGCACCAGAAGAAGCTTATAAGTCAATTAAGAAAAATATTGAACAGGTATTTGGCGATCGCTTTTTAGTTCTATTTCAAGAAGGTTTAAGCGGTAGTCCCTTTTTTGCTTTAGTTCCAAATCCTTGGGCAAAATCTGAGAAAAAGGACACCGAAAAACCCTTAACCCGTCCTTTCTTTGCTTTGGGGTTATTATTAGTTACTTTATTAACAACGACCTTTGTTGGGGCTGAAATGGCCGGAGTTTCTAGGGAAATGATGGAAGCAAATTCCCGTGTCTTGTTGCAAGGACTGCCTTATAGTTTAGGATTAATTGCCATTCTCGGTCTTCATGAATTAAGTCACTATTTTACTGCGGTTCGTTATAAAATTGCCACCACGTTACCTTATTTTATTCCCATTCCTTTCTTCTTAGGAACCTTTGGGGCCTTTATTCAAATGAAATCTCCTGTTCCCCATCGTAAAGCCTTATTTGATGTGGCGGTGGCTGGCCCGTTGGGGGGTTTCATTATAACAGTTCCGTTATTGTTGTGGGGACTTTCTCTCTCAGAGGTGGTTTCTCTTCCTATGAATGAAGCATCAACTCTCCTGGATTTTCAAGCCCTTGATCCACGATTTTCCTTTCTTTTTGCTGTTTTGGCAAAATTGGTTTTAGGGAGTAGTTTTTTGGCGGGAAAAGCAGTTCATCTTCATCCTTTAGCAGTGGCTGGATATGTGGGATTAATTGTTACAGCCTTGAATTTAATGCCTGTGGGACAACTAGATGGGGGGCATATTATCCATGCTATGTATGGGCAACGAACTGCGATTATTGTGGGGCAATTAACTCGAATTTTTATGTTAGTTTTGGCCATGATTCGACCGGAATTCTTAATTTGGGCGATCCTTTTATTCTTAATGCCTGTTTCTGATCAACCGGCCCTGAATGATGTAACGGAATTGGATAATAAACGGGATTTATTAGGGTTATTTTCCTTGATTTTGTTACTCTCAATTTTATTGCCTTTACCTGGGGCGATCGCTAATTGGTTGAGTATTTAA
- a CDS encoding metal-dependent hydrolase — protein MSSPIGHSLAGIGGFLLIRHYPDFSKHFSAKALLTTGIIFANLPDIDFILGYVFFQNISALHRQFTHSFFLGILISIFVGYCLKISNKTRYFFISWLMGLYFSHIFLDMLAYDRYPPAGVQCFFPFNFSYFSFPITILGGLNATDGIWHFGNVLTILQEIVVIPLLFLIILSVKKLVKNKLGFSGNK, from the coding sequence ATGTCTTCACCTATCGGACATAGTTTAGCTGGAATAGGCGGTTTCTTATTAATTCGTCATTATCCTGATTTTTCTAAACATTTTTCAGCAAAAGCCTTATTAACAACAGGGATTATTTTTGCCAATTTACCTGACATTGATTTTATTTTAGGTTATGTTTTTTTTCAGAATATTAGTGCATTACATCGTCAGTTTACTCATAGTTTTTTCTTGGGAATTCTGATTAGTATTTTCGTGGGATATTGTTTGAAAATAAGCAATAAAACTCGCTATTTTTTTATCTCATGGCTGATGGGTCTTTATTTTAGTCATATTTTTTTGGATATGTTAGCCTATGATAGATATCCTCCGGCTGGGGTTCAATGTTTTTTCCCTTTTAATTTCTCTTATTTTTCCTTTCCTATTACAATTTTAGGTGGGTTAAATGCGACTGATGGAATTTGGCATTTTGGTAATGTCTTAACGATTCTACAAGAAATAGTTGTTATTCCTTTGCTGTTTTTAATTATTTTAAGCGTTAAAAAATTGGTTAAAAATAAATTAGGTTTCTCTGGAAACAAATAA
- a CDS encoding mechanosensitive ion channel family protein gives MKKYWQALIIFVLVTCLIVLSNSLAYSQKSPNSENKSNDGSVVFNNETLFVIQEKFGPASQQQRAKEISNRIEGVAKDFSIPLDSFQVAEVEGVEIVSSKDTVLIGITESDAKAAGKTQKQLAAEYLQKIKTSIAQYRKEHSLLRLIQNWFSHPIVIKLIIIAIGIVLINVIFRYLSRSLPRYITDSDISYYLRKVITFIGYLAIVLFVTIVFSDRLGQLTVVFGVIGAGVAFALQEVIASIAGWLAISLGQFYNPGDRIQLGGIMGDVIDISILRTTVMEIGAWVKADLYNGRIVRIANSFVFKEPVYNYSADFPFVWDEIVIPVKYGSDHHLAREILQRVAEEVVGEYVPHANTHWKEMVHKYLIENARVEPAVTLVTTDNWMEFTLRYVVDYKSRRVKRDQLFTRILDEFLMTGDRVAYASTTFHLVETPVFDVRINRDRNGQEDREND, from the coding sequence ATGAAAAAATATTGGCAAGCCTTAATCATTTTTGTTTTAGTGACTTGTCTGATTGTTTTAAGTAATTCATTAGCTTATTCTCAGAAAAGTCCTAACTCTGAAAACAAGTCAAATGATGGCTCAGTGGTTTTCAACAATGAAACCCTCTTTGTTATCCAAGAAAAATTTGGGCCAGCTTCCCAACAACAACGAGCCAAAGAAATCAGTAACAGAATTGAAGGAGTGGCTAAAGATTTCTCCATTCCTCTTGATTCTTTTCAGGTAGCAGAAGTCGAGGGAGTAGAAATTGTTTCCTCAAAAGATACAGTCCTGATTGGCATTACAGAAAGCGATGCCAAGGCAGCAGGTAAAACGCAAAAACAGTTAGCCGCAGAATATCTACAAAAAATAAAAACTTCTATCGCTCAATATCGAAAAGAACACAGCCTATTGAGATTAATTCAAAACTGGTTCTCTCACCCAATTGTAATTAAGCTGATTATAATTGCCATTGGCATTGTTTTGATTAATGTCATTTTCCGCTATCTGAGCCGTTCTCTGCCCCGCTATATTACCGATTCCGATATTAGCTATTACCTCCGCAAAGTCATCACCTTCATCGGCTATTTAGCAATTGTTCTGTTTGTTACGATTGTTTTTAGCGATCGCCTGGGACAGTTAACCGTAGTCTTTGGGGTAATTGGTGCGGGGGTTGCTTTTGCCCTCCAGGAAGTCATCGCTAGTATTGCTGGTTGGCTTGCCATTTCCCTCGGACAATTCTATAACCCAGGAGACAGAATTCAACTGGGGGGCATTATGGGGGACGTAATTGACATCAGTATTTTGCGAACTACGGTCATGGAAATTGGGGCTTGGGTAAAAGCTGACTTGTACAATGGCCGTATTGTCCGCATTGCCAATAGTTTTGTCTTCAAAGAACCTGTTTACAACTATTCGGCTGATTTTCCCTTTGTCTGGGATGAAATTGTCATACCTGTCAAATATGGGAGCGATCACCACTTAGCCAGAGAAATTCTCCAGCGAGTAGCAGAAGAAGTCGTCGGAGAGTACGTCCCTCATGCTAACACTCACTGGAAAGAAATGGTACATAAGTATTTGATTGAAAATGCCAGAGTTGAGCCGGCCGTTACCCTGGTGACAACTGACAACTGGATGGAATTTACCCTACGTTATGTCGTTGACTACAAATCCCGACGGGTGAAAAGAGATCAACTTTTTACCCGCATTCTCGATGAATTCTTGATGACAGGCGATCGCGTTGCCTATGCTTCAACCACATTCCACCTGGTGGAAACTCCGGTATTTGATGTCAGAATAAACCGTGACAGAAATGGCCAGGAAGACCGAGAAAACGATTAA
- the gnd gene encoding decarboxylating NADP(+)-dependent phosphogluconate dehydrogenase, whose product MTKRTFGVIGLAVMGENLALNVESRGFPIAVYNRTASKTEEFMKNRAQDKDVKAAYSLEEFVQLLERPRKILVMVQAGKPVDAVIEQLKPLLEEGDMIIDGGNSLYEDTERRTKYLESTGFGFVGMGVSGGEEGALKGPSLMPGGTKAAYKELEPILVKIAAQVDDGPCVTYVGPGGAGHYVKMVHNGIEYGDMQLIAEAYDIMKNALGLTNTELHEVFTEWNTTDELNSFLIEITADIFKYIDPETNTHLIDLILDSAGQKGTGRWTIMSALELGVSIPTMYAAVNARVMSSYKAERVAASKQLPGPTVKFDGDVKAFVGKVRDALYCSKMCSYAQGMALIAKASAEYYNNEVSLPESARIWKGGCIIRAGFLDKIKKAFVDNPSLPNLLLAPEFKQSILDRQEAWREVLVLANQLGIPVPAFSSSLDYFDSYRRAELPQNLTQAQRDYFGAHTYERTDKPRGEFFHSGWSA is encoded by the coding sequence ATGACAAAGCGAACCTTTGGCGTAATCGGCTTGGCGGTAATGGGAGAAAACCTCGCCCTCAACGTCGAAAGTCGTGGTTTTCCCATTGCTGTCTATAACCGTACAGCAAGCAAGACAGAAGAATTCATGAAAAACAGGGCCCAAGATAAAGACGTAAAAGCGGCCTATTCTTTAGAAGAGTTCGTACAACTGTTAGAACGTCCCCGTAAAATTTTGGTAATGGTACAAGCGGGAAAACCCGTTGACGCTGTTATTGAACAACTCAAACCCCTCCTTGAAGAAGGAGACATGATTATTGATGGCGGTAACTCCTTATATGAAGATACCGAACGCCGCACAAAATATCTCGAATCTACTGGTTTCGGTTTTGTGGGAATGGGTGTCAGTGGTGGTGAAGAAGGCGCGTTAAAAGGCCCTAGCCTTATGCCTGGAGGCACTAAAGCGGCTTATAAAGAATTAGAACCCATTTTAGTCAAAATTGCGGCTCAAGTCGATGATGGCCCCTGTGTTACCTACGTTGGCCCTGGGGGTGCTGGCCATTATGTGAAAATGGTTCACAATGGTATTGAGTATGGCGATATGCAGTTAATTGCAGAAGCCTACGACATTATGAAAAATGCTCTCGGCCTCACTAATACTGAGTTGCATGAAGTCTTCACCGAGTGGAATACCACCGATGAACTCAATTCTTTCTTAATTGAAATTACTGCCGATATCTTCAAATATATCGACCCCGAAACCAATACCCATCTGATTGATTTAATTCTCGACTCTGCTGGTCAAAAAGGCACGGGACGTTGGACAATCATGAGTGCCTTAGAGTTAGGAGTTTCCATCCCTACTATGTATGCTGCGGTTAACGCAAGGGTGATGTCTTCTTACAAAGCGGAACGGGTAGCGGCTTCTAAGCAATTACCAGGCCCCACCGTCAAATTTGATGGCGATGTTAAAGCTTTTGTCGGTAAAGTACGGGATGCTCTCTACTGCTCTAAAATGTGTTCCTATGCTCAAGGGATGGCGTTAATTGCTAAAGCCTCTGCTGAGTATTACAATAACGAAGTTAGCTTACCTGAGTCTGCCCGTATTTGGAAAGGCGGTTGTATCATTCGGGCGGGCTTCTTAGATAAGATTAAGAAGGCATTTGTAGACAATCCTAGTTTGCCTAACCTGTTGTTAGCTCCTGAGTTTAAACAAAGTATTTTAGACCGTCAAGAAGCTTGGCGCGAGGTGCTAGTATTAGCCAATCAATTGGGAATTCCGGTTCCTGCCTTTAGTTCTTCTTTAGACTACTTTGATAGCTATCGTCGTGCTGAGTTACCTCAGAACTTAACTCAAGCGCAACGTGATTACTTTGGGGCCCATACTTACGAACGGACTGATAAACCAAGAGGTGAATTCTTCCACAGTGGTTGGTCTGCTTAA
- a CDS encoding MBL fold metallo-hydrolase has translation MNPKTVKASKPPRLLLEGLFAFPPNREILGGTAYFILEKTGNILIDCPFLDEDNCSFLQQQGGVKWLVITHRGGIGQSVKDWQKRLDCEVVIQEQEAYLLPEVPVTTFETEIVLGDNITGIWTPGHSPGASCVYWNHHQGVLFTGRHLLPDNQGQITPLRLGKTFHWFRQLQSVAQLRDRFSSETLNYLCPGANTGFLRGKGLIDNAYQQLLTLDLEKLRQQPTRF, from the coding sequence ATGAATCCAAAAACCGTGAAAGCCTCTAAACCCCCTCGTCTGTTGTTAGAAGGATTATTTGCTTTTCCTCCCAATCGAGAGATTTTAGGGGGAACGGCTTATTTTATTCTCGAAAAGACAGGTAATATCTTGATAGATTGTCCTTTCCTCGATGAAGATAATTGTAGCTTTTTACAGCAGCAGGGGGGCGTTAAATGGTTAGTAATCACCCACCGGGGGGGGATCGGTCAATCAGTCAAAGATTGGCAAAAACGCCTTGACTGTGAGGTGGTTATCCAAGAACAAGAAGCATATTTGTTGCCAGAAGTCCCTGTAACGACCTTTGAGACGGAAATTGTCTTAGGGGATAACATCACTGGTATTTGGACACCTGGCCATTCTCCAGGGGCTTCCTGTGTCTATTGGAACCATCATCAGGGGGTTTTGTTTACCGGACGGCATCTTCTACCTGATAATCAGGGACAAATTACCCCTTTACGCTTAGGGAAAACCTTTCACTGGTTTCGTCAGTTGCAAAGTGTGGCCCAATTACGCGATCGCTTTTCCTCAGAAACCCTCAATTACCTCTGTCCTGGGGCAAATACAGGATTTTTGCGGGGAAAAGGCTTGATAGATAACGCTTATCAACAGTTATTAACTCTAGACTTGGAAAAGCTACGTCAGCAACCAACCCGTTTTTAG
- a CDS encoding SPFH domain-containing protein, with protein MGQFFFLVILALGGSAVFGSVKIVNEKNEYLVERLGSYNKKLGSGLNFVVPFLDRVVYQGTIREKVIDIPPQSCITKDNVSITADAVVYWRIMDMEKAYYKVENLQLAMVNLVLTQIRSEMGKLELDQTFTARTEINELLLRELDISTDPWGVKVTRVELRDIVPSKAVLDSMELQMAAERKKRAAILTSEGERDSAINSAQGQAESQVLQAEAHKKSEILKAEGERQQQILKAEAVAKAVDILSQKLTSDPNAREALQFLLAQNYLDMGVKIGSSESSKVMFMDPRNILSTLEGVRSVVGFSAEENQTLAQELDKIDRHSAE; from the coding sequence ATGGGTCAGTTTTTCTTCTTAGTTATTCTAGCATTAGGCGGTTCTGCCGTCTTTGGTTCCGTTAAAATTGTCAATGAAAAAAATGAATATTTAGTCGAAAGATTGGGCAGCTATAATAAAAAGTTGGGGTCGGGATTAAACTTTGTTGTTCCCTTTCTTGATCGGGTTGTTTATCAAGGGACAATTCGAGAAAAGGTGATTGATATTCCTCCGCAATCTTGTATTACTAAAGATAATGTTTCTATCACCGCCGATGCTGTAGTTTATTGGCGCATTATGGATATGGAGAAAGCCTATTATAAAGTAGAAAATCTCCAATTGGCTATGGTCAATCTAGTCTTAACCCAAATTCGTTCAGAAATGGGTAAGTTAGAACTTGATCAAACCTTTACGGCCAGAACAGAAATCAATGAGCTTTTATTGAGAGAATTAGACATTTCTACAGACCCTTGGGGAGTGAAAGTTACCAGAGTCGAATTAAGGGATATTGTACCCTCAAAAGCCGTGCTAGATTCCATGGAATTACAGATGGCAGCAGAACGAAAAAAACGGGCGGCAATTTTAACTTCTGAAGGGGAAAGAGACTCAGCTATTAACTCGGCCCAAGGACAAGCAGAATCACAGGTTTTACAGGCAGAAGCCCACAAAAAATCTGAAATTCTCAAAGCAGAAGGGGAACGTCAACAACAAATTTTAAAAGCCGAAGCGGTAGCAAAAGCGGTGGATATACTCTCACAAAAATTAACTTCAGATCCAAATGCTCGTGAAGCTTTACAATTTTTATTAGCCCAAAATTATTTAGATATGGGGGTAAAAATTGGTAGCAGTGAAAGCAGCAAAGTGATGTTTATGGACCCGCGAAACATCCTTTCTACCTTAGAAGGAGTACGTTCTGTGGTTGGGTTTTCAGCCGAGGAAAATCAAACTTTAGCCCAAGAATTAGACAAAATAGATCGTCATTCTGCTGAATAA
- a CDS encoding NfeD family protein, whose product MVSPSLLWLIAGATLCLMEAIFPVAFVAFMMGISAIIVAAIALMIPYFPLQVILWLGISTFFVVGSRRFVPRKKALNPNFGDAEEGETLTEIEPGKTGRVLYEGNSWQAICADDKIGISSHQKVYIVTRKGNTLIVLPEFLPKA is encoded by the coding sequence ATGGTTAGTCCGTCTTTACTTTGGCTAATTGCAGGTGCTACACTTTGCTTGATGGAGGCAATATTTCCCGTGGCCTTTGTGGCCTTTATGATGGGAATTAGTGCCATTATTGTTGCTGCGATCGCCTTAATGATTCCCTATTTTCCTCTCCAGGTTATTTTGTGGTTAGGTATATCTACTTTTTTTGTGGTAGGTTCTCGGCGATTTGTTCCTAGGAAAAAAGCCTTAAATCCCAATTTTGGTGATGCAGAAGAAGGAGAAACCTTAACGGAAATTGAACCAGGAAAAACGGGGAGAGTTTTGTATGAGGGTAATTCTTGGCAGGCCATTTGTGCTGATGATAAGATAGGGATCTCCTCTCATCAAAAAGTTTATATCGTGACACGAAAAGGAAACACTTTAATCGTTTTACCAGAATTTTTACCCAAAGCTTAA